The following are encoded together in the Candidatus Poribacteria bacterium genome:
- a CDS encoding Gfo/Idh/MocA family oxidoreductase — protein sequence MAQKTDGNRIRVGVVGVGRGMSFAQGAPFVGMELVALCDTWEAKLHEAGKKLNVTTYTDYDQFLAHDMDAVVLANYFHQHAPFAVKALEAGLHVMSETMACGTPAEGVALARAVDKSGKIYLFAENYPYFAYNQEMRRLYQNDEVGEVQYVQPPLRFTRIQSIIAGDESLAQLDPVHLLLLSRACTDYVHHRHPPGERECAVNPPFRKRHRKIECPTRRSRWDHPLPHGQQLGRPNYGTEDAWTRCLVSDPRRTWTD from the coding sequence GTGGCACAGAAAACAGACGGTAACAGAATCCGCGTTGGCGTCGTTGGGGTCGGGCGCGGAATGAGTTTCGCGCAGGGGGCTCCCTTTGTTGGTATGGAGTTGGTCGCACTCTGCGATACATGGGAGGCGAAGCTGCATGAGGCGGGGAAAAAGTTAAACGTTACGACCTACACCGATTACGATCAATTTCTCGCCCACGATATGGACGCCGTTGTGCTGGCGAACTACTTTCATCAGCACGCTCCCTTCGCTGTCAAAGCCCTTGAGGCGGGGCTGCATGTGATGAGTGAAACGATGGCGTGTGGCACGCCGGCGGAAGGCGTGGCGTTGGCGCGAGCGGTGGATAAGTCCGGCAAGATCTATCTGTTCGCCGAAAATTACCCTTACTTTGCCTATAATCAGGAAATGCGTCGCCTTTACCAGAACGACGAGGTCGGCGAGGTACAGTACGTACAACCACCCCTTCGATTCACAAGGATACAATCGATTATCGCCGGGGATGAATCACTGGCGCAATTGGATCCCGTCCACCTACTACTGCTCTCACGCGCTTGCACCGATTATGTTCATCACCGACACCCACCCGGTGAGCGTGAATGCGCTGTCAATCCCCCGTTCCGAAAACGACACCGAAAAATTGAGTGTCCAACGCGGAGATCCCGGTGGGATCATCCTCTGCCGCATGGACAACAACTCGGTCGTCCGAATTATGGGACTGAAGATGCGTGGACACGGTGTCTGGTATCGGATCCACGGCGCACTTGGACTGAT
- a CDS encoding DUF839 domain-containing protein: MKNKLSRRQFLRAGAIGTVSAAVSLGFLGCSRALIQKVPGFRPDPFLFAPSANQLLDLPEGFIAHAFSRTGEQMDDGLWVPGGHDGMAAFPGPNGKTLLVRNHELQATAKTVGPFGWNNEKIEPAAIDKFYDAGSGELPCLGGTTTLVYDTQTQTLEKHFLSLTGTIRNCAGGLTPWNTWITCEETIQKAEETYEVEHGYNFEVPASADIELADPIPLKAMGRFNHEAVAVDPKSGIVYQTEDRSDGLIYRFIPEKPGELAAGGKLQALKIRDIKSVDTRNWRNRRQQVFRWTYSPMPVGETLDVEWVDIENVESPDDDLRVQGTEGKGAAKFARGEGIWYGGDSDRGEFYIACTNGGIKRKGQIWKYMPSPYEGTSREEQQPGTLQLFIEPNDSNLMENADNVTVTPWGDLIICEDGPNEEFLIGVTPEGNLYRFARNAGNLSEFAGATFSPDGTTLFVNIQSPGITLAITGPWHEIRQRADMFWQKPNSMTSTSTSLGS; this comes from the coding sequence GTCAGTCTCGGATTTTTAGGGTGTAGCCGGGCGTTGATTCAAAAGGTGCCGGGCTTTAGACCTGATCCTTTCCTGTTCGCGCCGAGTGCAAACCAACTCCTTGACCTCCCCGAAGGGTTTATTGCCCACGCGTTTTCTAGAACAGGCGAACAGATGGACGATGGACTTTGGGTGCCGGGCGGACACGATGGCATGGCAGCATTTCCGGGACCTAACGGCAAAACTCTCCTCGTCCGAAATCACGAATTGCAGGCTACTGCCAAAACTGTTGGACCCTTTGGATGGAATAACGAAAAGATTGAACCTGCTGCTATTGACAAATTTTATGACGCTGGATCCGGTGAACTACCGTGTCTCGGTGGGACGACGACGCTGGTCTATGACACGCAAACACAGACATTGGAGAAACATTTCCTAAGTCTGACGGGAACGATCCGGAATTGTGCGGGCGGTCTCACGCCTTGGAATACGTGGATTACTTGTGAAGAAACCATTCAGAAGGCAGAGGAAACGTACGAGGTGGAGCACGGGTACAATTTTGAGGTGCCGGCTTCTGCTGACATAGAATTAGCCGACCCGATTCCGTTGAAAGCGATGGGGCGCTTCAATCATGAAGCGGTCGCTGTCGATCCCAAAAGTGGGATTGTCTATCAAACCGAAGACAGATCGGATGGTTTAATCTATCGGTTTATCCCGGAGAAGCCGGGTGAACTCGCCGCTGGTGGCAAACTTCAGGCATTGAAAATTCGCGACATCAAGAGTGTAGACACCCGAAACTGGCGAAACAGGAGGCAACAAGTTTTCCGGTGGACATATAGTCCGATGCCGGTGGGAGAAACACTTGACGTTGAATGGGTAGATATTGAGAACGTGGAATCACCGGATGATGACCTCCGCGTACAAGGTACTGAAGGTAAAGGTGCGGCGAAGTTCGCTCGGGGCGAAGGGATATGGTACGGTGGTGACTCCGACAGGGGGGAATTCTATATCGCCTGCACAAATGGCGGTATAAAACGCAAAGGACAGATCTGGAAATACATGCCAAGTCCCTATGAAGGCACAAGCCGTGAGGAGCAACAACCCGGCACGCTTCAACTCTTTATTGAGCCGAACGACAGCAATCTCATGGAGAATGCTGATAATGTGACGGTCACACCTTGGGGGGATTTAATCATCTGTGAGGATGGCCCAAACGAGGAATTCCTAATTGGCGTAACACCCGAAGGAAACCTCTACCGGTTTGCTCGAAACGCTGGCAATCTATCAGAATTCGCGGGTGCGACATTCTCACCGGATGGCACAACGCTTTTTGTGAATATCCAGAGTCCTGGGATTACGCTGGCAATCACCGGTCCTTGGCATGAAATTCGACAACGCGCTGATATGTTCTGGCAAAAACCTAACAGTATGACATCAACGAGCACGTCGCTTGGCAGCTAA
- a CDS encoding 3-hydroxybutyrate dehydrogenase produces the protein MSQRIAIVTGGASGIGKAIAEGLANGGDRVVVADLNEAAGKEFADTIGGHFVRMDLSQRADCERLVDETLSHYGGVHILINNAGFQHIDPIEVFPEDTWDKMLGVMLTAPFLLTKYVWGSMKTREWGRIVNISSIHGRVASPFKSAYITAKHGLIGFTRTAALEGGEHGITVNAICPAYVRTPLVESQIADQARTRGISMEAVVEQVMLEPAAVKRLITPEEVAALVVYLCSDIAGAITGADWAIDLGWTAR, from the coding sequence ATGAGCCAACGAATTGCTATTGTCACCGGCGGGGCAAGTGGCATCGGTAAAGCCATCGCCGAAGGGCTTGCGAATGGTGGAGATCGAGTGGTCGTTGCTGATCTGAACGAGGCAGCAGGAAAGGAGTTTGCGGACACGATCGGTGGCCATTTCGTGAGGATGGATCTTTCGCAGCGGGCAGACTGCGAACGCCTTGTAGACGAGACACTATCTCACTACGGTGGGGTTCACATTCTGATCAATAACGCAGGTTTCCAGCATATTGATCCGATTGAGGTCTTTCCCGAAGACACGTGGGACAAAATGTTGGGGGTGATGCTCACCGCACCTTTCTTACTGACCAAATACGTCTGGGGTTCGATGAAAACTCGTGAATGGGGTCGGATCGTCAACATCTCCTCCATTCACGGACGGGTCGCTTCGCCTTTCAAGAGTGCCTACATAACAGCCAAACACGGTCTCATCGGCTTCACGCGGACAGCAGCACTGGAGGGCGGCGAACACGGTATCACCGTCAACGCCATCTGTCCGGCGTATGTCCGCACACCGCTGGTTGAGAGCCAAATTGCCGATCAAGCGCGGACACGCGGAATTTCGATGGAGGCGGTCGTCGAACAGGTCATGCTAGAACCCGCTGCCGTCAAGCGACTCATCACGCCGGAGGAGGTTGCCGCGCTTGTCGTTTACCTCTGCTCTGATATTGCCGGCGCTATCACCGGCGCGGACTGGGCGATAGATTTGGGCTGGACTGCGAGATAG